The following proteins come from a genomic window of Candidatus Palauibacter polyketidifaciens:
- the ccsA gene encoding cytochrome c biogenesis protein CcsA, whose translation MNKLTMLGWVAIFLIAVGSVLGLAVLPADALQGEVQRLLYVHVPVAWVMMLAFFVVFLMSILYLVQRRLKWDLLAVSAAELGVLAAVLTLILGTLWGRPTWGIWWAWDPRVTTTALLVPIYTGYLVVRSMTEDPDRRARWAAVIGLIAFVQVPIVYLSVFWWRSLHQPPSSPQSMWSAYGLVMLLGFVAYTLAFAYLWLRRYRLAATELELELSGPEEG comes from the coding sequence ATGAACAAACTGACCATGCTCGGATGGGTTGCGATCTTCCTCATCGCGGTGGGCAGCGTGCTCGGACTCGCCGTGCTGCCCGCCGATGCGCTGCAGGGCGAGGTCCAGCGCCTTCTCTACGTCCACGTGCCGGTCGCGTGGGTGATGATGCTCGCGTTCTTCGTCGTCTTCCTCATGAGCATCCTCTATCTCGTGCAGCGCCGGCTGAAATGGGACCTCCTCGCGGTCTCCGCCGCGGAACTCGGGGTGCTCGCCGCCGTCCTCACCCTCATCCTCGGCACGCTGTGGGGCCGGCCCACCTGGGGGATCTGGTGGGCGTGGGACCCGCGCGTCACGACGACGGCGCTTCTCGTACCCATCTACACGGGATACCTCGTCGTGCGTTCGATGACGGAGGACCCGGACCGGCGGGCGCGCTGGGCGGCCGTGATCGGTCTCATCGCCTTCGTCCAGGTCCCGATCGTGTACCTGTCGGTGTTCTGGTGGCGGAGCCTGCACCAGCCCCCGTCGTCTCCGCAGTCCATGTGGAGCGCGTACGGACTCGTGATGCTGCTCGGATTCGTCGCCTACACCCTAGCGTTCGCCTACCTGTGGCTGCGACGATACCGGCTGGCTGCAACGGAACTCGAACTCGAACTGTCGGGACCGGAGGAAGGGTGA
- a CDS encoding RNA polymerase sigma factor RpoD/SigA — MAKTATSRRMFFDTHALDSFDQYLQDVERYPLIENPQIEREIARKARAGDRHAAERLVTANLRFVISYVKKYQGRGLNLAELVCIGNEGLLKAVKKFDPDKGVKFISYAVWWIRQTVLQALAEQTRSVRIPLNQNSNLVKLSRTETALTQKLGRSPTDREIAEEMEEPVETVRALRRVASAELSLDAPLDKSDRDSASFGERFSGMDDADIEEDVEDQARREFLERMFERYLTERERKILVLYYGLDDGEEMTLEEIGSLLGVTRERIRQIRNRAFDKLRASPDGEALEGFWRATA; from the coding sequence ATGGCGAAGACGGCTACCAGCCGACGCATGTTCTTCGACACGCACGCGCTCGATTCGTTCGACCAGTATCTGCAGGATGTCGAGCGCTATCCGCTCATCGAGAACCCGCAGATCGAGCGGGAGATCGCGCGCAAGGCGCGGGCCGGCGACCGCCACGCGGCGGAGCGCCTCGTCACGGCGAACCTGCGCTTCGTGATCTCGTACGTGAAGAAGTACCAGGGCCGGGGGCTCAACCTGGCCGAACTTGTCTGCATCGGGAACGAGGGCCTGCTCAAGGCCGTCAAGAAGTTCGATCCCGACAAGGGCGTGAAGTTCATCTCCTACGCGGTGTGGTGGATTCGGCAGACGGTGCTGCAGGCGCTGGCCGAACAGACCCGCTCCGTGCGCATCCCGCTGAACCAGAACTCCAATCTCGTCAAGCTCTCCCGGACGGAGACGGCGCTCACGCAGAAGCTGGGGCGCTCGCCGACGGACCGTGAGATCGCCGAGGAGATGGAGGAGCCGGTGGAGACGGTGCGCGCGCTGCGGCGCGTGGCCTCGGCCGAACTCAGCCTCGACGCGCCGCTCGACAAGTCCGACCGCGACAGCGCGTCCTTCGGGGAGCGCTTCTCGGGGATGGACGACGCGGACATCGAGGAGGATGTCGAGGACCAGGCGCGCCGGGAGTTCCTCGAGAGGATGTTCGAGCGCTACCTCACGGAGCGGGAGCGGAAGATCCTCGTCCTCTACTACGGCCTCGACGACGGCGAGGAGATGACGCTGGAGGAGATCGGCTCGCTGCTCGGCGTGACCCGCGAGCGCATCCGGCAGATCCGGAACCGGGCCTTCGACAAGCTGCGCGCCTCGCCGGACGGAGAGGCGCTGGAAGGGTTCTGGCGCGCCACCGCCTGA
- a CDS encoding creatininase family protein: MRRSPPVSPLSLVFLFFLAPAAAAQTNPLWTQEKVKNYLPHMTVPEVRDFLTRSDMVLIPVAALEQHGNHLPIGTDYLNGVEQAKLVAQRADVLVAPILLPGQSPYHMGFEGTITLPSTLIQEVYVEAVKSLIAHGFKRFLIMNAHGGNRAITTFIVDRINHETAGIAVDLGAVSGPFRDRERMASVPTPPPDELDRHGGTPETSSSLYLMPTLVDLDAAVPAEVTMPAHLEAMLPDVLAGDPTALAVFLAEGLKDESTGKGTSSAEMSSTGVWGTRHPAEASTERGRIATETFVDAAVAFIERWNELRPPGS; this comes from the coding sequence ATGCGACGATCCCCGCCCGTCTCGCCCCTTTCGCTGGTCTTCCTCTTTTTTCTCGCTCCGGCGGCGGCCGCCCAGACGAACCCGCTGTGGACGCAGGAGAAGGTGAAGAATTACCTGCCCCACATGACCGTGCCGGAGGTGCGGGACTTTCTCACGCGCAGCGACATGGTCCTGATTCCGGTCGCCGCGCTGGAACAGCACGGCAACCACCTGCCGATCGGCACCGACTACCTGAACGGGGTCGAGCAGGCGAAGCTCGTGGCGCAGCGGGCGGACGTCCTCGTGGCTCCGATCCTCCTGCCGGGCCAGTCCCCGTATCACATGGGGTTCGAGGGGACGATCACACTGCCCTCCACGCTGATCCAGGAGGTCTACGTCGAGGCGGTGAAGAGCCTCATCGCGCACGGCTTCAAGCGCTTCCTGATCATGAACGCGCACGGCGGGAACCGCGCGATCACGACGTTCATCGTGGACCGCATCAACCACGAGACGGCGGGGATCGCCGTGGATCTGGGAGCGGTGTCGGGGCCGTTCCGGGATCGGGAGCGGATGGCCTCCGTCCCGACGCCCCCGCCCGACGAACTCGACCGTCACGGCGGGACGCCCGAGACGTCGAGTTCGCTCTACCTCATGCCGACGCTGGTGGACCTCGACGCGGCGGTCCCCGCCGAGGTCACGATGCCGGCGCACCTGGAGGCGATGCTTCCCGACGTGCTGGCGGGCGATCCGACGGCGCTTGCGGTGTTCCTCGCCGAGGGACTCAAGGATGAGTCGACCGGGAAGGGGACATCGTCCGCGGAGATGTCGTCCACGGGCGTGTGGGGCACGCGCCATCCGGCCGAAGCCTCGACGGAACGTGGCCGAATCGCGACCGAGACCTTCGTCGATGCCGCGGTCGCGTTCATCGAACGCTGGAACGAACTCCGCCCCCCCGGTTCCTGA
- a CDS encoding vitamin K epoxide reductase family protein produces the protein MSDLNRRRGIALLALAGLFLSTYLFLYALGYYGELACGAGGSCDLVQGSRWARFLGFPVAGWGVGWYVAVFGVSMLGTRDGIGAAGWIPRVLALLALGGLAFTIYLTALELWVIHAICRWCVGSAVITLGIFLLTLPDFRALRRPG, from the coding sequence ATGAGTGACTTGAACCGGCGCCGGGGGATCGCGCTCCTGGCGCTGGCCGGTCTCTTCCTCTCCACCTACCTCTTCCTCTACGCGCTCGGCTACTACGGCGAACTCGCGTGCGGCGCGGGCGGCAGCTGCGATCTCGTGCAGGGGTCGCGCTGGGCCCGCTTCCTCGGATTCCCCGTGGCCGGCTGGGGCGTGGGCTGGTACGTGGCCGTATTCGGCGTCTCGATGCTGGGGACCCGAGACGGGATCGGCGCCGCCGGCTGGATCCCGCGTGTGCTGGCCTTGCTCGCCCTGGGCGGACTAGCCTTCACGATCTACCTGACGGCCCTCGAACTCTGGGTCATCCACGCCATCTGCCGCTGGTGCGTGGGAAGCGCCGTCATCACCCTCGGCATCTTCCTCCTCACCCTCCCCGACTTCCGCGCGCTCCGCCGCCCGGGCTGA
- a CDS encoding thioredoxin domain-containing protein, giving the protein MARKMAQQQSAPPRKNRWFPIALVVIVAAGAYWLLVGGGQGGSGPPATHPDLLEVLAEAEPDASAGVPIGPESAPITIEEFYDPSCPHCATFAGFAGKLLRQNYVETANAPVRWISYDYMVGFPNSVAASLAARCAGEQGLYWPVHDLILSRQTRWYQLADPADAIAEIATQAGVDADAWNACMRERRPLEDIAKSHQFGVSRGVNSTPTLFVDGVPVDLGGVEPYTHIESLIQARIEALSSGDDPSDSGQGAP; this is encoded by the coding sequence ATGGCAAGGAAGATGGCACAGCAGCAGAGCGCTCCCCCGCGCAAGAACCGATGGTTCCCGATCGCCCTGGTCGTCATCGTGGCTGCCGGCGCGTACTGGCTCCTGGTGGGCGGCGGACAGGGCGGCTCGGGTCCGCCCGCGACACACCCGGACCTTCTCGAGGTCCTGGCCGAGGCCGAGCCCGATGCGTCAGCCGGCGTACCGATCGGGCCCGAGTCGGCGCCGATCACGATCGAGGAGTTCTACGACCCTTCGTGCCCCCACTGCGCGACCTTCGCGGGCTTCGCCGGCAAGCTGCTGCGCCAGAACTACGTGGAGACCGCGAACGCTCCCGTGCGCTGGATCTCGTACGACTACATGGTCGGTTTCCCCAACTCCGTCGCGGCCTCGCTGGCCGCCCGCTGTGCGGGTGAGCAGGGACTGTACTGGCCGGTGCACGACCTCATCCTCTCCCGTCAGACGCGCTGGTATCAGCTCGCCGACCCCGCCGACGCCATCGCGGAGATCGCGACTCAGGCCGGCGTCGATGCAGACGCCTGGAACGCGTGCATGCGCGAGCGCCGCCCCCTCGAGGATATCGCGAAGTCCCACCAGTTCGGCGTGTCGCGCGGGGTGAACTCCACGCCCACGCTCTTCGTCGACGGCGTGCCGGTGGACCTCGGGGGCGTGGAACCCTACACGCACATCGAGAGCCTCATCCAGGCCCGGATCGAGGCGCTCTCCTCCGGGGACGATCCTTCGGACAGCGGACAGGGAGCACCGTAA
- a CDS encoding HAD family hydrolase, which produces MVSNGAGASKLVLFDIDGTLVHAAGVGRSAIEGAMIEVYGTPGPIDDLPFDGMTDPQIVRTLLRAEGLSEDEIAPGFDRLWPVYAARLEEEIDERRDRMRPTPGVPEILDALEAEGAALGLLTGNIVAGAEGKLSAVGLWRRFPFGAFGCDDADRNRLPPIALERAFRHTGTRYGPGRTWIVGDTPHDIECARGSDLSVLGVATGRFSVDDLRRAGADQVLPSLRDTGRAMSALAGA; this is translated from the coding sequence ATGGTCTCCAACGGGGCCGGCGCCTCGAAGCTCGTACTGTTCGACATCGACGGGACGCTCGTGCACGCGGCAGGGGTCGGCCGCTCGGCCATCGAGGGCGCGATGATCGAAGTGTACGGGACGCCCGGACCCATCGACGACCTCCCCTTCGACGGGATGACGGACCCTCAGATCGTGCGCACGCTCCTACGCGCCGAAGGCCTGTCGGAGGACGAGATCGCGCCGGGATTCGACCGGCTCTGGCCCGTGTACGCGGCGCGTCTGGAAGAGGAGATCGACGAGCGGCGCGACCGGATGCGCCCGACGCCGGGCGTCCCCGAGATCCTCGATGCGCTCGAGGCGGAGGGAGCGGCGCTCGGCCTGCTGACCGGCAACATCGTCGCCGGCGCCGAGGGCAAGCTCTCGGCGGTCGGCCTCTGGCGCCGTTTTCCGTTCGGCGCCTTCGGCTGCGACGACGCGGATCGGAACCGACTGCCGCCCATCGCGCTCGAGCGGGCCTTCCGCCATACGGGAACGCGGTACGGCCCCGGCCGCACCTGGATCGTCGGGGACACCCCGCACGACATCGAGTGTGCCCGCGGCTCCGACCTGTCCGTGCTCGGCGTCGCCACCGGACGCTTCTCCGTGGACGACCTTCGCCGGGCCGGCGCCGACCAGGTCCTTCCTTCGCTCCGGGACACCGGCCGCGCGATGTCGGCCCTGGCAGGCGCATGA
- a CDS encoding threonine/serine dehydratase has product MTGATAILVSLADVEAAHGRIRGAVRRTPLIPAPFPRAGGRGATDAPDGVWLKCENLQRVSAFKARGAYNYVSRLSPEERAAGLLTYSSGNHAQAVAWTARAFGVPARIVMPVDAPDVKREATIALGAEVELEGTTSAERKARAEQIQREFGGTMVPPFDDPDIIAGQGTVALEVIEQLGSREPGMVLAPVGGGGQLSGVAAVVRRRCPEAEVIGVEPAGAASMLRSLEHGAPVTLDRVSTVADGLKPVRPGDLTFAHCRDLVDRVITVDDEAIRDAVRWLFGLRLVVEPSGAATVAALLSRAVTPATRGETVAILSGGNIEPALFADWIGG; this is encoded by the coding sequence GTGACCGGCGCGACCGCGATCCTCGTTTCACTCGCCGACGTCGAAGCCGCGCACGGGCGGATCCGCGGAGCGGTCCGGCGCACGCCGCTGATCCCCGCCCCGTTCCCTCGGGCGGGCGGGCGCGGCGCGACCGATGCGCCGGACGGCGTGTGGCTGAAGTGCGAGAACCTCCAGCGCGTCTCCGCCTTCAAGGCGCGCGGCGCGTACAACTACGTGAGCCGGCTCTCGCCGGAGGAGCGGGCCGCCGGGCTCCTCACCTACTCGTCCGGCAATCACGCGCAGGCGGTGGCGTGGACCGCCCGGGCGTTCGGCGTGCCGGCGCGGATCGTGATGCCGGTCGATGCGCCCGACGTGAAGCGGGAGGCGACGATCGCCCTCGGAGCGGAAGTCGAACTCGAAGGCACGACGTCGGCCGAGCGCAAGGCGCGCGCCGAGCAGATCCAGCGGGAGTTCGGCGGGACGATGGTGCCGCCGTTCGACGACCCGGACATCATCGCGGGGCAGGGGACCGTGGCGCTCGAGGTCATCGAGCAACTCGGCTCCCGGGAACCGGGGATGGTGCTGGCTCCGGTCGGCGGCGGCGGGCAGCTGTCGGGCGTCGCGGCCGTCGTGCGACGCCGGTGCCCGGAGGCCGAGGTGATCGGCGTCGAACCGGCGGGGGCAGCCTCGATGCTGCGCTCGCTCGAGCACGGCGCGCCCGTCACGCTCGACCGCGTATCCACCGTCGCCGACGGCCTCAAGCCGGTGCGCCCCGGCGACCTCACCTTCGCCCACTGCCGCGACCTGGTGGACCGCGTCATCACGGTCGACGACGAGGCGATCCGGGACGCCGTGCGCTGGCTCTTCGGCCTGCGGCTCGTCGTGGAGCCCTCCGGAGCGGCCACCGTGGCCGCGCTGCTCAGCCGCGCCGTGACGCCCGCGACACGGGGGGAGACCGTGGCGATCCTCTCCGGCGGCAACATCGAGCCCGCGCTCTTCGCGGACTGGATCGGCGGTTGA
- the gyrA gene encoding DNA gyrase subunit A, giving the protein MTTESIERVEQRPLEEEMRESFIDYSMSVIVQRALPDVRDGLKPVHRRILYAMHEAGLGPTRPYRKSATVVGDVIGKYHPHGDSAVYDSLVRMAQEFSLRYPLVDGQGNFGSVDGDSAAAYRYTEARLHGFASELLGDIDKDTVDHTPNFDDRLQEPTVLPSALPNLLVNGSSGIAVGMATNIPPHNLREVAAACHRLIEAPDTTLDELMEIIRGPDFPTGGTIFGGAGIREAYRLGRGRVVMRAKADIEEGRDGRDRIIVREIPFMVNKTRLIEQIAGLVRDKKVTDISDLRDESDRDGIRVVIELKRDAVPQIVLNQLFKGTQLQSTFGVIMLALVGGEPQVMDLKTMLGHFLEHRHEVVERRTRFEYGVAKDREHVLEGLKVAVDHIDEVIRIIRASPETEVAGAELRSAFDLSERQADAILNMRLARLTGLEIEKLEEELEKVRARRQELETILASRDRRMEIVGDELSALVDKFGDERRTEIVPDTSDLTDEDLIAEERMVITVSHSGYIKRIEPAVYRAQRRGGRGIAGMGTKEEDWVEHLFLASTHDYLLIFTRDGRLYRLKVYQIPLARRTARGKPIVNLLRMNKGDEVASIVRVREFSDDRFLIFASRHGLVKRTSLAAYRNVHAGGLRAINILDDDRLIDVKLSDGSNDVILATRRGMAIRFSESDAREMGRATQGVRGIRLSDDDTVVGLVVARRGGSLLTATELGMGKRSDVDDYRIQRRGGKGLINLKPTDKSGLVAAVREVTDDDELMFVTRNGVINRQPAEGIRVIGRNTMGVRLVSLDEGDELVDVASLIDPIGTDPAVDDDAEADALDGAEAGDVEDAE; this is encoded by the coding sequence ATGACCACCGAGAGCATAGAACGCGTCGAGCAGAGACCGCTCGAAGAAGAGATGCGCGAATCGTTCATCGACTACTCGATGAGCGTCATCGTACAGCGCGCCCTTCCCGACGTTCGCGACGGCCTGAAGCCGGTCCACCGGCGGATCCTGTACGCGATGCACGAGGCCGGCCTCGGCCCGACCCGACCCTATAGAAAGAGCGCGACCGTCGTCGGCGACGTGATCGGGAAATACCACCCGCACGGCGATTCGGCCGTCTACGATTCGCTCGTCCGGATGGCGCAGGAGTTTTCGCTCCGCTATCCGCTCGTCGACGGGCAGGGAAACTTCGGGTCCGTGGACGGCGACTCCGCCGCGGCCTACCGCTACACCGAGGCCCGGCTCCACGGGTTCGCGAGCGAACTGCTCGGTGATATCGACAAGGACACGGTCGACCACACGCCGAACTTCGACGACCGCCTGCAGGAGCCGACCGTTCTGCCCTCGGCGCTCCCCAACCTTCTCGTCAACGGCTCGTCCGGCATCGCGGTGGGCATGGCCACGAACATCCCCCCGCACAACCTCCGCGAGGTGGCCGCCGCCTGTCACCGTCTGATCGAGGCGCCCGACACGACGCTCGACGAGTTGATGGAAATCATCCGCGGTCCCGACTTCCCCACCGGGGGCACGATCTTCGGCGGGGCCGGAATCCGCGAAGCCTACCGGCTGGGGCGCGGCCGCGTCGTAATGCGCGCGAAGGCCGACATCGAGGAGGGACGGGACGGTCGCGACCGCATCATCGTCCGCGAGATCCCCTTCATGGTGAACAAGACCCGCCTCATCGAACAGATCGCGGGTCTCGTGCGCGACAAGAAGGTCACGGACATCTCCGACCTCCGCGACGAGTCCGACCGCGACGGGATCCGGGTCGTCATCGAACTGAAGCGCGACGCGGTGCCGCAGATCGTCCTGAACCAGCTCTTCAAGGGCACGCAGCTCCAGTCCACGTTCGGCGTCATCATGCTCGCGCTCGTGGGCGGCGAGCCGCAGGTGATGGACCTCAAGACGATGCTCGGGCACTTCCTCGAGCACCGGCACGAGGTCGTCGAGCGGCGGACGCGCTTCGAGTACGGCGTGGCGAAGGACCGGGAACACGTCCTGGAGGGGCTCAAGGTCGCCGTCGACCACATCGACGAGGTCATCCGCATCATCCGCGCCTCCCCCGAGACCGAGGTCGCGGGCGCGGAACTCCGGTCGGCCTTCGATCTCAGCGAACGCCAGGCCGACGCCATCCTGAACATGCGGCTCGCGCGCCTCACGGGTCTCGAAATCGAGAAACTCGAGGAGGAGCTGGAGAAGGTCCGCGCGCGCCGGCAGGAACTCGAGACCATCCTCGCCTCGCGCGACCGGCGGATGGAGATCGTCGGGGATGAGCTGTCGGCCCTCGTCGACAAGTTCGGGGACGAGCGCCGGACGGAGATCGTGCCCGACACCTCGGACCTCACGGACGAGGACCTCATCGCCGAAGAGCGGATGGTCATCACCGTCTCGCACTCCGGCTACATCAAGCGCATCGAGCCTGCGGTCTACCGGGCGCAGCGGCGCGGCGGGCGCGGGATCGCGGGCATGGGCACGAAGGAAGAGGACTGGGTGGAGCACCTCTTCCTCGCCTCGACCCACGACTACCTCCTCATCTTCACGAGGGATGGCCGCCTGTACCGGCTCAAGGTGTACCAGATCCCCCTGGCGCGGCGCACGGCCCGCGGCAAACCGATCGTGAACCTGCTCCGGATGAACAAGGGCGATGAGGTCGCCTCCATCGTGCGCGTGCGGGAGTTTTCCGACGACCGATTCCTCATCTTCGCGAGCCGGCACGGACTCGTGAAGCGGACGAGCCTTGCCGCATACCGGAACGTGCACGCCGGGGGTCTGCGGGCCATCAACATCCTCGACGACGACCGCCTCATCGACGTCAAGCTGAGCGATGGTTCGAACGATGTGATCCTCGCCACGAGGCGTGGGATGGCGATCCGGTTCTCGGAGAGCGACGCGCGGGAGATGGGGCGGGCGACACAGGGCGTGCGCGGCATCCGACTCTCGGATGATGACACCGTCGTCGGGCTCGTGGTCGCCCGGCGGGGCGGTTCTCTCCTCACCGCGACGGAACTCGGGATGGGGAAGCGGAGCGACGTCGACGACTACCGGATCCAGAGGCGCGGCGGCAAGGGCCTCATCAACCTCAAGCCCACGGACAAGTCGGGTCTCGTCGCGGCGGTGCGGGAGGTGACGGACGACGACGAGTTGATGTTCGTGACCCGCAACGGCGTCATCAACCGGCAGCCGGCGGAGGGGATCCGCGTTATCGGACGCAATACGATGGGGGTGCGGCTCGTTTCCCTCGACGAGGGGGACGAACTCGTGGACGTCGCGAGCCTGATCGATCCGATCGGAACGGATCCGGCGGTGGACGACGATGCCGAGGCCGATGCTCTTGACGGTGCCGAGGCCGGTGACGTCGAGGACGCCGAGTGA